In Janthinobacterium sp. 67, a genomic segment contains:
- a CDS encoding aspartate carbamoyltransferase catalytic subunit: MLNPQLNKHGELQHLLTIEGLPKSIVNHILDTASSFVGISDRDVKKVPLMRGKSVFNLFFENSTRTRTTFEIASKRLSADVINLNIQASSASKGESLLDTIDNLSAMHADMFVVRHAQSGAPYLIAKHLIDTKQPHVHVVNAGDGRHAHPTQGLLDMYTIRHYKKDFTNLTVAIVGDILHSRVARSDIHALTTLGVPEVRAIGPHTLLPGGLEQMGVRTFTNMDEGLKGVDVIIMLRLQNERMSGALLPSAQEYFKSYGLTPERLALAKPDAIVMHPGPMNRGVEIDSAVADGPQAVILPQVTFGIAVRMAVMSILAGNQG, from the coding sequence ATGCTTAATCCGCAACTGAATAAACACGGCGAACTGCAACATCTGCTGACGATTGAAGGCTTGCCGAAGTCTATCGTCAACCACATCCTCGACACGGCTTCCTCGTTCGTCGGTATTTCCGACCGCGACGTGAAAAAGGTCCCGCTGATGCGCGGCAAAAGCGTTTTCAACCTGTTCTTTGAAAACTCCACGCGCACCCGCACCACCTTTGAAATCGCATCAAAAAGGCTGTCGGCCGACGTCATCAACCTGAACATCCAGGCTTCGTCGGCCAGCAAGGGCGAGTCCCTGCTCGACACCATCGACAACCTGTCGGCCATGCATGCCGACATGTTCGTCGTGCGCCACGCGCAGTCGGGCGCGCCCTACCTGATCGCCAAGCACCTGATCGATACCAAGCAGCCGCACGTCCACGTCGTCAACGCGGGCGATGGCCGCCACGCGCACCCGACCCAGGGCTTGCTCGACATGTACACGATCCGCCACTACAAGAAGGATTTCACCAACCTGACGGTGGCCATCGTGGGCGACATCCTGCACAGCCGCGTGGCCCGTTCCGACATCCATGCGCTGACCACGCTGGGCGTGCCGGAAGTGCGCGCCATCGGCCCGCACACCCTGCTGCCGGGCGGCCTGGAACAGATGGGCGTGCGCACCTTCACCAACATGGATGAAGGCTTGAAAGGCGTCGACGTGATCATCATGCTGCGCCTGCAAAACGAGCGCATGAGCGGCGCGCTGCTGCCGTCGGCGCAGGAATATTTCAAGAGCTACGGCTTGACGCCCGAGCGCCTGGCGCTGGCGAAACCGGATGCCATCGTCATGCATCCGGGCCCGATGAACCGCGGCGTGGAAATCGATTCGGCCGTGGCCGACGGTCCGCAGGCGGTGATCCTGCCGCAGGTGACCTTCGGTATCGCCGTGCGCATGGCGGTGATGAGTATTTTGGCTGGTAATCAGGGCTGA
- the pyrR gene encoding bifunctional pyr operon transcriptional regulator/uracil phosphoribosyltransferase PyrR, with protein sequence MPQPTNPSQLDAEALYAVLLQQVQSGLAGIPNVAIVGIHSGGAWLAERLARDLNLLDRLGVLDVSFYRDDFAQKGLHADVKPTQIGFDVAGATILLVDDVLYTGRTTRAAINELFDYGRPAKIMLAALVDRGERQLPVAADFVAAYTAVPAGQALVLKQVDDGKFTLTLDTHHA encoded by the coding sequence ATGCCGCAACCTACGAATCCTTCCCAACTCGACGCCGAGGCCCTGTATGCGGTCTTGCTGCAGCAAGTGCAGAGCGGCCTGGCGGGCATCCCCAACGTGGCCATCGTCGGCATCCATTCGGGCGGCGCCTGGCTGGCCGAACGCCTGGCGCGCGACCTGAACCTGCTCGACCGCCTGGGCGTGCTCGACGTCTCGTTCTACCGCGACGACTTCGCCCAGAAGGGCTTGCATGCGGACGTCAAGCCGACGCAAATCGGTTTCGACGTGGCCGGCGCCACCATCCTGCTGGTCGACGATGTGCTGTACACGGGCCGCACGACGCGCGCGGCCATCAATGAATTGTTCGACTATGGCCGCCCGGCCAAGATCATGCTGGCGGCCCTGGTCGACCGCGGCGAACGCCAGCTGCCGGTGGCCGCCGATTTCGTGGCCGCCTACACTGCCGTGCCAGCGGGCCAGGCCCTGGTCCTGAAGCAAGTCGACGATGGAAAATTCACGCTCACCTTAGATACCCACCATGCTTAA
- the ruvX gene encoding Holliday junction resolvase RuvX has protein sequence MSGDAIDTILAFDFGLKRIGVAIGNTMICQAKPLSVITATANEPKFAAIDSLIKEWGASRIVVGLPSHPDGTEHEMSARCRRFANQVHGRFNLPVELVDERYSSAVIAARRGEVIDDRAAAIILQQYFDANY, from the coding sequence ATGAGCGGTGACGCCATCGACACCATCCTCGCCTTCGATTTCGGCTTGAAACGCATCGGCGTTGCCATCGGCAATACCATGATTTGCCAGGCCAAGCCGCTCAGCGTGATCACGGCCACGGCGAACGAGCCGAAGTTCGCCGCCATCGATAGCCTGATCAAGGAGTGGGGCGCGAGCCGCATCGTGGTGGGCCTGCCCAGCCATCCCGATGGCACGGAACACGAGATGAGCGCGCGCTGCCGCCGTTTCGCCAACCAGGTGCACGGCCGTTTCAACCTGCCCGTGGAACTGGTCGACGAGCGCTATTCCTCGGCCGTCATCGCCGCCAGGCGCGGCGAAGTCATCGACGACCGCGCCGCTGCCATCATCCTGCAACAGTATTTCGACGCGAATTATTAA
- a CDS encoding YqgE/AlgH family protein: protein MQGVGEPAATGSSTLNLANHFLIAMPAMQDPIFGGTVVYVCEHNENGVLGVVINKPTDMTMEVLFDRIDLKLAAGSDTPIINEPIMFGGPVQDDRGFVLHTPGARYSSSLTVTDEVAFTTSIDVLEAVAKGDGPERMLVSIGYSGWSPGQLEDEIGRNGWLTVGASADILFDFPIEQRYVAAIKLLGIDPLMLASEAGHA, encoded by the coding sequence ATGCAGGGTGTGGGAGAACCGGCCGCGACCGGTTCCTCCACCCTGAATCTGGCCAACCATTTCCTCATTGCGATGCCGGCCATGCAAGATCCGATCTTCGGCGGCACGGTCGTGTACGTGTGCGAACACAATGAAAACGGCGTGCTCGGCGTCGTCATCAACAAGCCCACCGACATGACCATGGAAGTGCTGTTCGACCGCATCGACCTGAAACTGGCGGCCGGCAGCGACACGCCCATCATCAATGAACCGATCATGTTCGGCGGCCCCGTGCAGGATGACCGCGGCTTCGTGCTGCATACGCCGGGCGCGCGCTACTCCTCGTCGCTGACGGTGACCGATGAAGTGGCGTTTACCACTTCGATCGACGTGCTCGAAGCCGTCGCCAAGGGCGATGGTCCCGAGCGCATGCTCGTCTCCATCGGCTACTCGGGCTGGAGCCCGGGCCAGCTGGAAGACGAGATCGGCCGCAACGGCTGGCTGACGGTGGGCGCCTCGGCCGACATCCTGTTCGATTTCCCCATCGAGCAGCGCTACGTGGCGGCCATCAAATTGCTGGGCATCGACCCCCTCATGCTGGCGAGCGAGGCTGGCCACGCATGA